The genomic region CCCAGCCAGTTCAACTGCGATAGAACTGCCCTGTCCAATCCAACCAAGGGAGGCTTCATGGGACGCTTTGACCGGTATCGGGCACTGAATGAGGGCGAAACAAATAAGCCCTCATGGCCAATGGCCATTGGTTGGGCGATTGGCTTTTTCTCCACCTTGCCAGCCGGTCCGCCTCAGGTGCGTAACCCTCACGCCAGAGATGTGTTCTCATTCTTGTTCGTCGGGGTTATGTTCGCCGTCATTTGGAGTGCGGTTGCAACCTTGATGCTGGTGATACCGAATGAGGAAGTTGGCACACTGATCACCGCTGCCGGGGTGATGAGTATTGACATCCTACTGACGGGCGGAATGCACGCTGATGGCCTCGCAGATGTGGCTGATGGCCTTGCGGCCAAACGCTCAGGGAGTGATGTTAAACGAGCTATGGAAGACTCTGCAGTTGGTGCCGTAGGTGGAGCCTACCTGGTGGTGGCCTATATCGTACGTTTTGCGCTGCTCACGGCTGCGATCTACGCCATGGCCCCCTTTGGGGCTACGGTACTTATGATCGGACTCGCCCCGTTG from Stomatohabitans albus harbors:
- a CDS encoding adenosylcobinamide-GDP ribazoletransferase; this encodes MGRFDRYRALNEGETNKPSWPMAIGWAIGFFSTLPAGPPQVRNPHARDVFSFLFVGVMFAVIWSAVATLMLVIPNEEVGTLITAAGVMSIDILLTGGMHADGLADVADGLAAKRSGSDVKRAMEDSAVGAVGGAYLVVAYIVRFALLTAAIYAMAPFGATVLMIGLAPLVGRGLAGMALRSVAPSEGGLSDPLRSVIPFNGALLMLVITAALGVGAANLLHFPLLMVLAIMGIATASALYLINRVSKTLDGIGGGDICGTGIVVAEAMVCLGLALSGPYLY